The DNA window TTCGACCTCTGCGGCGACGTCGTTGCGTCTCACGGCGACGTAGCGGCGGGTGGTGTCGACCGACGCATGACCGAGGAAGAGACTGACTCGGGTGAAGTCGCCCGTCGCTTCGTAGAGCATCGTGCCCGATGTTTTGCGCGCGGCGTGGAAGCCCCGGAAGCGACCAGGGAGACCCGCACGCTCGAAGGCGCGGCGCAGTTGGCGGGCGGCCGTGTTGT is part of the Deinococcus sp. Leaf326 genome and encodes:
- a CDS encoding tyrosine-type recombinase/integrase, which codes for NTAARQLRRAFERAGLPGRFRGFHAARKTSGTMLYEATGDFTRVSLFLGHASVDTTRRYVAVRRNDVAAEVEDF